In Dromaius novaehollandiae isolate bDroNov1 chromosome 3, bDroNov1.hap1, whole genome shotgun sequence, the following are encoded in one genomic region:
- the LOC112984285 gene encoding serine/threonine-protein kinase PDIK1L-like: MAAEAKYSIAREVGRGSYGVVYEAVVNQTGKKVAVKRMHCNVPENVELALQEFWALQSIQRQHENVIQLEECILQNGQAFQPISHRYRKSDSHLLLIETCLKGRRCMDPKSACFLWFVMEFCDGGNMNEYLLSRSPDARLNNSFMRQLSSAVAFLHRNQIVHRDLKSDNILISHSCGSPVVKVADFGLSKVCQGKGNVNQHRFSSACGSNFYMAPEVWEGHYTAKADIFALGIIFWAMVERITFRDGDTEKELLGTYICQGKELIPLGEALLENPNMKLQIPLKNKKSMPDDLCKLLRDMLAFNPKERLDAFQLEVRIRQISYGRKRQRSVS; this comes from the exons ATGGCTGCAGAGGCCAAGTACAGCATTGCTCGAGAAGTGGGCCGAGGGAGCTACGGGGTGGTTTATGAGGCGGTTGTTAATCAAACTGGAAAGAAAGTGGCAGTGAAAAGGATGCACTGTAACGTGCCTGAAAACGTAGAGTTGGCTTTGCAAGAGTTCTGGGCCCTGCAGAGCATCCAGAGGCAACACGAAAACGTGATCCAGCTGGAGGAGTGCATTCTGCAGAATGGCCAAGCCTTTCAGCCAATTAGTCATCGTTACAGGAAATCAGACAGTCATTTGCTGCTAATTGAGACCTGTCTGAAAGGGCGGAGGTGCATGGATCCAAAATCCGCCTGCTTTCTGTGGTTTGTGATGGAGTTTTGTGACGGTGGAAACATGAATGAATACCTGCTGTCTCGCAGCCCAGATGCCCGGCTGAATAACAGCTTCATGCGGCAGCTGAGCAGTGCTGTGGCTTTCCTGCACAGAAACCAGATCGTGCACAGAGACCTCAAGTCAGACAATATTTTGATCTCTCACAGCTGTGGAAGTCCCGTAGTAAAG GTAGCAGATTTTGGCCTCAGCAAGGTGTGTCAGGGGAAAGGGAACGTGAACCAGCATCGCTTCTCCTCTGCATGCGGGTCAAACTTCTACATGGCTCCAGAAGTGTGGGAAGGTCACTACACTGCTAAGGCTGATATATTTGCCCTTGGGATCATCTTCTGGGCTATGGTTGAGAGGATCACCTTCCGGGACGGGGATACTGAGAAGGAATTGCTTG GAACTTACATCtgccaagggaaggagcttattCCCCTTGGAGAAGCGTTGCTGGAGAATCCAAACATGAAATTACAAATTCCTCTGAAGAACAAGAAGTCCATGCCGGATGATCTCTGCAAGCTCCTGCGCGATATGTTAGCTTTTAACCCAAAGGAAAGATTGGATGCCTTCCAGCTAGAAGTGCGAATCCGGCAAATCTCCTATGGCAGAAAGCGTCAACGCTCTGTCTCATAG